CAATGGTCTCGTGCATCCTTCCACCATTCATTATCACCGCGATTGACCTCTGACAACGGCAAACCCCTCTTATCGGCATCAGAGTATGCCTTTGATTTCACCTCGTTCAGTTTTTTTATTGCATTCATGTGTGTTACAAAATCTTTGTAAACATTGACCTTACTGAGAGTAATCTTATATAGCTATAAGCTTGTAATACTTCTGCAAAAGATAAGTTGTTGATTCAATTATGATATTCAAAATATGATGAAACACACACACAGACACACAAATGCTATATATATATGTAACGTGACTTAAACTCCTTAATCACTTTGTTAACAAAAGTTGGCATCCTGGGGGCCAATGTACTTGCAAAAATTTATTTAAAGGTCCTTTTCACATCAGAGTTCTTGATACTATATTTAGTAGTCAAAATTTCGCACTTGTCAATATTTATATGTGCCAATAAAGAAGTCAAAACCATTACCAAATAGATATACTTACTGTCCTTTCTCGATACCGATCAAAATTGGATGGGGGGCTTATTTCCCCAACAACCTTTTGAGTGTGTCTCGGATAGAGGTGTATAATTAGGTTATTGTGCTTGTCACGGTACTTGGCGCTCTATCTCCTCGCCCGGCATCAATATCTCATCCTCCTCGGGTTCATCCCACAAAGAACGTGAGGATCTCCCCTAGAACCACCACCTTTGTCCCACCAGCACCACATGTGCCACCACCAGCACTACTTCTGCCCCTACGTAGCCTATGAGGCGTGTTTATTTGGGTCCTTGATTCTTTGCACGTCTCCCCCACCAGCCTCTTGCCTTTATCTTTTACCATCAACGCCGAAATAATGACAAGAAAAGCTCCGATCACAACAACATACCAAAATACGCCCTGCATTGCATAGGACCAAAACCAAAGTGATAACACACACGAAGTACTACACTTACcatatattaataaatttgacATATATTAACGCCAATTTGACATATTGACTCAAAAATCAACATCTTTGTAATAAAATGTAAAATTTAATGAAGCCTAAATTTGTAATTTTATAAACTCAAAAATGACAAAAAAAACTATATATTTAATCCCATGCATATCAACTATTTTTACACTTCAAGTCAACATAACGATATTCCTCATATCGATCTTCGTATCTTTTGCCTTCCTTATGCCCTTGAACAACTCGTTCTACATGTCCAACATCCTTTGACCGTTATCATCCTTTCGACCATCATCACATGGTCGGGACAGGTTTTGGGGAGAGTCATTTGCACTATCATTCAATTCAAATGTTCTCGTTCTAGGATTATCTAGTTTTTGATCGTCTAATGCCCTCATCCGCGTATAAATCTGATtgttatcttcttgatgatcttGAGGGCGATGATAATTCTGAGTAAAAAATGATGTATGAATTTCCTTAGACATGGGTGCATAACCGATGTGAAAGACTATGACTTTTCTCCACACCCACCTAGACATCGGTGCAGAACCGATATTTATTAACCATTTTCCTGTAATGAGAGTTCTATTATGCACCTGTTTAAACTCTTTCTCCGAATTTCTCCCCATCGAGAATATTCTTTTTGTATGAAGTTGAGAATTTCCATTATTTTGGCTGAATTATAACATGCGGCGGTGTGGCACGTGACTCCTTGAGCCTATAGGGAATGAACAAGTTCCAATAAGTTTCTGAAAATATTTCGGGAAAAAACTTGACCAATTCACCAAGTGAGAATCATAAATTTATTTGAAATGAAATTAGTCACTTTTGTTAAATTTCACAGTTACCTTTGCATCATCCATTTTATGGTTATTTTATTCAGGTTATATTGAAACATGCTGAAAATtcttctgaaaataaaataagtGTGAAAAAAGCAACCAATGTGATAATGCATTCACGCTTTTAAAATTATGGCATAGAATACGCGGATTAATAGCCCTCTGTTTTtttaccaaatctatatctaacaGTTAGTAAAGCACACACTTCTTATAAAAAAAAGTTATCGTCCTTATATTGATATCTCTAGTAGGAATATGAAGAAAGATAAATTTGAGTAACATGGGTTTCACTCTTGAAACTTTATCATCTAATTCTTTCTTAAAGTAAGAATTCATTGTTACCCAGTCGTAGGATGGGGCAAATTTCAAGGATGACTATCCTCTTTCATCTCTAAGATCATACCCAGATAAAAAATAGTACGTACGAAATTAATTTCCAAAATAGTTATAAAAAATTTTGTTGGCTACATGTAAATGAAATCTGGAATTCACACTAATAACACCATTTCAAATTATTTCATATTGCCCCTTCACCCATGTCACGTCATTTTATAacattttttttctaattttttgcGTCTAGTATTACTCATCTAAGAATACTTGCAAACCCTTGTtgagaagaaaataaaattaaCTTGAAAATGGTAATTAGCAGGATGTTGTGTGAAAATTGggttaaaaatattaataatgaTAATAGGAAACAAAATGATTTATTGAGGTCGTATTGTAACATATTGTcatatattattaaattttaatttacaattaattttagaaaatattaaaCGAATTCTAATTAGagaaataaattttgaaattgtGTCAAAATTGTTATAgatataaattgataatatttaATACCCAAAACAGACTTTTGAAAAAAATGCCGTTAGACTAGGGTTTTGGATTAGGGTTTTTATCGCTACATATATAAGTAGGACCATCCTTTTATCAAGACATCATTCAGCCACCAAACATCATTCCGCCACCAAACTACTTTCTATTCCTTCAGACAATGAGATCTAAGAAATTCAAGCCAATGGCAAGTCATGAAAGCACAAACCCTGACACCATCCCTTTCATTCCAGAAGAAATCATGTACAACGTGTTTTTAAGGCTGACAGTGAGGGATCTTTCCCGATGTAAGGGAGTTTGCAACTCATGGCGGTCTATAATTTCTAGTTCCCATTTTATCAAAACTCACCTCTCTAAATCAACTAATGACCCTCATTTTACTCAACATCGTCTCCTTTCTAGTTATACACCTTTTAATTCGGATCTTCAGCTAAAAAGTTGTTCCATATATTCACTGCTTAATGAGCCTGACAATATTGAAGCCCTTGAGCTTGAATATCCGGATACAATCACCTATGTAGTAGGTTACTGTAATGGGTTGATTTGTTTAATTAATAGGTCGCGGTAACTACGTTTTCTTTTGGAACCCATCCACAAGAAATTCAAGAAAACTACCTATGCTTGATACGATTACTCGTCGTTATAAGCATATAACCTATGGGTTTTGCTACAATGAATTAGCCGATGATTTTTTGCGGTCGCTACCACTGATTGGAAACATGAAATGTCAGTTTATAGCTCAAAATCTGACTCTTGGAGATTGATTGGAGATTTTGTTTCTTATAAGCTGCCGTCTGGAGGGTACTTGGGAAATGGAGCTATGCACTGGCTTGTCACTCCCAATCTGCAGCTTAAAGACGTCCCACAAAGGTTTCCTTATATTATTTCTCTTGATGTAATAAGGGATACATTTCGAGAAGTTATGCTGCCAAACTGTGGAGAAGCTATAATGACATGGAGTGTGGGCACTTTCTGTGAAAACCTTTGTGTGCTCCGCAAGATGTCCCTTGATGCCCGTGTCGAGTTATGGGTAATGAGAGATTGTGGTGATCAAGATTCATGGATAAAATTGTTCACCATCCCACATATGGATAGGCTAAATCGCAGCCTTTATGTTACACCTACACCTATCTGCACTTCTGTAAATGGTGATATTATGCTTCTTGTGGATTCAACCATAGTACTCTACTACACAAAGGATAACACATTCAGGGATCTGCTAAACAACAGAAGTTGTCTGAGTTCAAAAGTGTATACCTATGTTGAGAGTTTAGTTTCACCCAGCTTGTAAACATCAGCAAGTGAAAAGAaatgaaaatatttatatttacatgttTTTTATATTACTTCTTCAGACTACTGTGATTAGGGGAAGACTTTAAAAAAATTGTATGTATAAAACCTAATTTATAATATGCATAGTAAAAGTTTATATTTATATtgattgatttatttaattacaaaaGATTCAAATGTATTATGTAATATTACATTTTATCTATCATATTCTATGATGGGGTGTGTTTTCCTGTGTTAGGGTTGCTATTCTAATATGCAACAAGTTGCTTGTATTCACACCTATGTGGTGATATTATGTTCAAATTATAAAAACTAAAATGAcatatattttagaaaattgtccatatatatatatgtatttgtggtTTCTATATTCAATGCATTCTTATAGATGCATGTAATATCTGAAACTATTCATAAAACATAAATTTCTTAGAATCCCATATTTAGGCCGTGCAGATTTTTTTATGAACCACTATagtttaaatttttaataaaaattggtcgtattgaaatatttaattatttgagTAAGATTTTATATGTTCTTTCCCGAGTTATtagtataaaaattatttttgtctAAAATATTCATATGACTACATATTCATGTACTCTAAATGTGTTCATATGAGGACATATCGTGCATGTTAATAATCTAGCTAGACATTATATGGTATAAACTGCAAAAGTCAAATCTTGTGtcttcaaaaatataaaattctgTATTACTTTTTTCCATTataacacacatatatatatatatatatcattctTTCTTTACATATATGCTTTTATTTAATATAGAATATATAATTAGAGGAAAGTTCAATGGAGTCCTAGTTTAATTGGAGACTTGGAGTCCTTAATCCTGACCATTCATTTCTGCTTAATCCTACGGTCATTATTTATAGTGTttttaattcttaattaataattatagGATTATAAAGATTCAGTATTGTCGTGACAGTTACATCAACGTGGTTATGGGATTCACTATCTTGTTTGTAGATATGAACTTACCTATCCGACTTTTTAGTATCCCACCTATTCTTATTCAACATCTAAACACTGGACTGGTTTTGCATTCTCCATTCTTTTACTCCTTGATTAAACCGTTGATTTTTTTTGGTTTAAAAAAGCATGACTATGACTAACGTTGAAGAATCAGGTAAATCATCAGTAATTGATTTAAGCATAATCGTTTTTGATATACTAtgttttgaatacaaatgttgCAGTATCCTAGTGTGTTTCAATTAAAGAACCATTTATAGTGTTGTATTAATTAATTTTTTGGTTAAATATTAGGTTCTCAATCCCATCCTCATATTGAAAGCTCTGACTCTGAACAATCGGAATGTGAAAAAGATTCCGAAGAATCAGAATGTGAACAAGATTCTGAACAATCAAAAGGGGAGACCAGTAGTGAAAGCTCAGATGAAGATTTGGAGGAATCAAATAATGAAAATGGGTGTGAGTCTACATGTTTTGTTTCCGTGGATGGTAGAGAACTTTGGACACCAAAATGTGACAACAAGCACAAACCACAAACAAATCAGTATTTTTCAACTTTTGAAGAAGCTGTTAAATTTTATAAGGAATACGGCCGCGCTTGTGGATTTGCTGTTCGAAAGTCGACTAAGAGAACTAATGGTCGTGGTACTTTATTGGCCAGACATGTTATTTGTAACCGTGGTGGCAATCCAGATAGGAGCACTTGTAAAGTATCAAGTGAAACTATTGGGAACGGGCCGAAGAAAACCAGACGAACAACATCTCGTAGATGTAATTGCAAAGCTCGGATAGTTTTGAAACCTGTAGGAACCGGAGGTTTGGTTATAATGGGTTTTAACGAAGAACACAATCATCCTCTAGCATCTGGAGCTGAGAAAATGTTTTTAAAATGCAACAGGAATGTATCTGTTCCTCACCAGAACCTTATAATGGATTGTGCAAGAGTCAATATAGGTGCAACAAAAGCATTCTCTTTAGCAAAAGAACGAGCTGGATCATATGAAAAAGTGGGTGCTACGTTAACCGATTTTAAGAATTTTGCTAGAGACGTAAAAGCTCGTATTGGAAAGCATGATTCTGATATGATTTTGGCCAAGTTTAAATTAAAGAAGGAGAGCTCTCAAAATACATTTTACTATGACTATAAGGTTGATAGGAAGGGCCACTTGACCGGTCTTTTTTGGACAGATGCAATTGGGCAAGCAAATTTTGATGTGTTTGGCGATATAGTTTCATTTGACCCTACTTTTCGGACTAATAGGTAAGTACATATATTTCTATCTTTTATTTACTTGCCAATGTACAATTTTATTAAATGAAAGTCTATACTAGTTTGTGAGGTATCCATTTCATTGACGTGTTTTTGTTCCTCAATTAAACTAGTCAGTGTGGTACGTTATAATAACTTGTacataattatgtacgattaTAACTTAGAACTTGAAAAGATTAAATTCTAAATATCCACTTTAATTTATATATCCTTCTTTAAATGGTCATCTATTCTTATGCTTCTTACCGGGGACATCATACATTAAAAAATTTGAAGGTTAGTAATATATTAGTGGAATGTTTGATGCTAGTTATTATCTTGGCAGATTTATATAACAGAATATTGTTCTATATGTGAATTATAAAGCATAAATACCCCATGCTCGCATACATATTTACATTTTAGCAGTACATGTGATTACAAACAATTGTACTTAGAATTATGTAATATTATAGAGTTTATTTTAAATGCTCCACTTGAGATGCACATATATAGTATGATGTCTGATTTGTGTTGCTTCTGCTCATATGGCAGATATAACATGGTATTTGTACCTTTTACCGGTGTTAACAATCATTGGAAGAATGTTACGTTTGCTGCTGGTCTATTGGCGAAGGAGaattataaaaatttcaaatgGCTCATTAATACTTTTAAGAAAGTAATGGGTCGTGCCCCCCGTTGTGTAATTACAGATCAGTGTGCTGCCATTAAAAAGGCTTTAAATAAGTGGTGGCGTCAAACAAAACATCGACTTTGTATGTGGCATATCATGAATAAGTTACCGACAAAGGTAAATTAAATTAATAAGTATGCATCTTTTAAATCATATGCTCATACATAAATCTTATGTCAAgttttttcattattttttttttatttttttttattaaggTTGGTCCTGCTCTAGCTTCAGACAAGAAATTTATCCAGAAATTGAAGTCTGCAGTTTATTCAGATCATTTAACGCAAACAGAGTTTGTGGAACGTTGGAATGATGTCATTGTAGAATATAAATTGGAGTCTAATCCTTGGTTGACTGAAATGTTCAACAAACGCAATGAATGGATTCCAACTTATTTTTCAGACATAGAAATGGCTGGTTTGCTAAGAACTACTTCAAGGTCTGAGAGTTCTAATAGCTTTTTTCAGCACTTCCATGAAGGCGGTCACACATTAGTAGAATTCTATTCTAGTTTTGAGAGTGCCATGGACAAGCAACGTCTTAAAAATGCCGAAGATGACAAGAGATCTGATCAAATACCTTTCACTGATACCTCAATGAGCATTGAAGTAGATGCATTTAAGTTGTATACACTTGAACTCTATTATCTTGTCAGGGAAGAGATCAAAGCAGCTTGTTATCATACTAGTATGCCAGATATTACAAGAGATAATGAGCATCGTTATTTTAAAGTTAAAGATGATCTACTACATGATAAAATTTTGAGGTATATTTCAGAATAGTCATTTCTCTATGGAAATATCGTAATATACTTAAGTTTTCCTGCATTATTATATGAATCTTCAATCTTATTTATAATTCATACTTTTGAGTTTAATGTCTATGACCTATAGTATGTGTTCGTGCTATATTTTGGTAGTTTTGTGAAATCTTAGGTCTTCACTCTTATTCATGTTTCTCAGTGGTTCTGATGTCATTCGACACTGCCTTAGTATAGCATCTGACAACACGTGATGCTATTTCTCACTTAGTCGACACATGATATAGCTCTCTTCTGGCAAATTTGTTATGATATTAGTGTTTGAGCTACTTTGTTCCTTATTGTGAACAATAGAAAAACAATTTTTTtagagttttgaataataatatatATCACCTCAAAGTTTGTCCCCTTCTCAGGTTTCAGTTAGACTAAGTGACAACTATGTGCAATGCAACTGCAAATTTTTCTTTCAAAGAGGTTACCTATGCAAACATGCATTTGCTGCTTTGCATCAGTGCGGTGTCAAGCAGATACCTCGTGAATTTGTAAAGCCACGCTGGACAAAAAATGCCTTGAAGCGTCACTCATTCTCGGATCATCCCAAGTTGATGCTCTTTTCGAAAAGAGGGACAAAAAGAAGTTAAAAAGGACAAGGGCATGGTTTGAATTTCACAATTGTATGAATCATGCTGAAGAAGATGAGGAAAAGTTGGATTCAGTTATCACAGGCTTGCAAACAATTGCTTCTTCAATAACAAAAGATAGTGATAATAACATGGATCAGGGTAATGCTGAAAGAGTTGATAAGTTTATTGGCCCTATTCCAGATACGGAAATATCTGTTCAAATTCCACATGTAAGCAGAAACAAGGGAAGTGGCAGCCGGATTAAGAGCAGTCGGGAGATTGCAATTGAAGCAGGGAAGCGGAGGACGTGTAGTCGTTGTAAATTAGCAGCAGGCCACAATGCACGAAGTTGTCCACTAAACAAAGAATGTACTTAATAGATAAAAATTTGTGTTTGTACCGATGTTCATATGGAGTTTGGATGATTTTCAATATTGACTATTTCCTTTTTTATTCATGTGCACACCAAAATATTTTCGGTAACTTTTAGTAATACCTAATTATTTATTTGCAGatcatatatttttatttgcagATTTTTTTTACTTGCAGTACATAGATTGTTGGGTGCAGAACATTGTTTCGTGGGTGCAGAACTTAAAAATTAAGAAGCTTAAAACGTGAAAAATCAGCAGTGTCAAGATTTAATATCTTTGTAATTGTCAAGTATTAAGTTGTATTAATAATAATTCATGGTCATGTTCGTTTCCGGTCGAGAAGTATCTCCATTCTCACTTTTAATAATATTGTTTGTTTTTTTTGGTTTTCGGCTTATTTTTACAGCAATTTCACCATAACAAGTAGCCATTTTTCAGCTGCGTTTCGGGTCAGATTTTGGCGGGTTATTAATCATTTTTCAGCAGTGTTTCTGGTTATTTTCTGTTGTGTTTTTCATCAGTTTTGTGCAGTGTTTCTAATCATTTTTCAGCAGTTTTTCTGACAATTTTCTGCAGCGTTTCTAGTCAATTTTCTgcagattttttttttttatcatttttcaGCAGCACTTCTAAACATTTTTCTGCAGGTTTTGAATTATTTTTCTgcagattttctgaaatttttatggGATTTTTCAGCATATTTTCTAAAGATTTTCAGGTGCTTTTGGAGCAGATTTTCTGGTATTTCACAGGAGATTTCAGCAAACCAAGTAGCCATTTTTCAGCTGCATTTCGGGGCATATTTTGGCGGGTTTTTGATCTTTTTTCAGCAGTGTTTCTGGTAATTTTCTGCCGTGTTTGTCATTAGTTTTGTGCAGTATTTCTGATCATTTTTCAGCAGCTTTTCTGACAATTTTCTGCAGCATTTCTAGTCAATTTTTCTGcatatttttttatcattttttcaGCAACACTTCTGGACATTTTTCTGCAGATTTTGAGTTATTTTTTCTgcagattttctgaaatttttatggGATTTTTCAGCAATTTTTCTGAAGATTTCAGGTGCTTTTGGAGCAGATTTTCTGGTATTTTCACAGGAAATTTCAGCAAATCAACTAGCCATTTTTAAGCTGCCTTTGGGGGCAGATTTTGACGGGGGTTAGTAATCATTTTTCAGCAGTGTTCTGGTTATTTTCTGTTGTGTTTTTCATCAGTTTTGTGCAGTGTTTCTGATCATTGTTCAGCAGTTTTTCTGACAATTTTCTGCAGCGTTTCTAGTCAATTTTCTGTAgatttttttttatcatttttcaGCAGCACTTCTAAACATTTTTCTGCAGGTTTTGAATTATTTTTCGGAAGATTTTCTGAAATTTTGTATGGGATTTTTCAGCATATTTTCTAAAGATTTTCAGGTGCTTTTGGAGCAGATTTTCTGGTATTTTCACAGGAGATTTCAGCAAACCAAGTAGCCATTTTCAGCTGCGTTTCGGGGATATTTTGGCGGGTTTGGATCTTTTTTCAGCAGTATTTCTGGTAATTTTCTGCGTGTTTGTCATTAGTTTTGTGCAGTATTTCTGATCATTTTTTCAGCAGCTTTTCTGACAATTTTCTGCAGCATGTCTAGTCAATTTTCTGcatattttttttatcatttttcaAGCAACACTTCTGGACATTTTTCTGCGATTTTGAGTTATTTTTTCTgcagattttctgaaatttttatggGATTTTTCAGCAATTTTTCTGAAGATTTCAGGTGCTTTTGGAGCAGAT
This is a stretch of genomic DNA from Apium graveolens cultivar Ventura unplaced genomic scaffold, ASM990537v1 ctg9213, whole genome shotgun sequence. It encodes these proteins:
- the LOC141705679 gene encoding protein FAR1-RELATED SEQUENCE 5-like, with the protein product MGFNEEHNHPLASGAEKMFLKCNRNVSVPHQNLIMDCARVNIGATKAFSLAKERAGSYEKVGATLTDFKNFARDVKARIGKHDSDMILAKFKLKKESSQNTFYYDYKVDRKGHLTGLFWTDAIGQANFDVFGDIVSFDPTFRTNRYNMVFVPFTGVNNHWKNVTFAAGLLAKENYKNFKWLINTFKKVMGRAPRCVITDQCAAIKKALNKWWRQTKHRLCMWHIMNKLPTKVGPALASDKKFIQKLKSAVYSDHLTQTEFVERWNDVIVEYKLESNPWLTEMFNKRNEWIPTYFSDIEMAGLLRTTSRSESSNSFFQHFHEGGHTLVEFYSSFESAMDKQRLKNAEDDKRSDQIPFTDTSMSIEVDAFKLYTLELYYLVREEIKAACYHTSMPDITRDNEHRYFKVKDDLLHDKILRGYLCKHAFAALHQCGVKQIPREFVKPRWTKNALKRHSFSDHPKLMLFSKRGTKRS
- the LOC141705678 gene encoding F-box/kelch-repeat protein At3g06240-like, with the translated sequence MSVYSSKSDSWRLIGDFVSYKLPSGGYLGNGAMHWLVTPNLQLKDVPQRFPYIISLDVIRDTFREVMLPNCGEAIMTWSVGTFCENLCVLRKMSLDARVELWVMRDCGDQDSWIKLFTIPHMDRLNRSLYVTPTPICTSVNGDIMLLVDSTIVLYYTKDNTFRDLLNNRSCLSSKVYTYVESLVSPSL